A stretch of the Panicum virgatum strain AP13 chromosome 9N, P.virgatum_v5, whole genome shotgun sequence genome encodes the following:
- the LOC120688960 gene encoding uncharacterized protein LOC120688960: MGLNYMSLLTPSKAPFYGIVPGNSSTPTGSVTLPVTFGTEQNFRTEYIKFEVADFESSYHAILGLAKFMAVPHYVYLLVKMPGNTGVLSLRGDLLKSFECDKEAIDHASTIRVPSSVSEILAASKELSLNKDSMPSKKSSQSSVKPTGDMGTKTIQLQEGDDSKTAIIRGGLSDK, encoded by the coding sequence ATGGGCCTTAACTATATGAGCTTGCTCACACCAAGCAAAGCTCCTTTCTACGGCATCGTTCCAGGAAACTCTTCTACACCAACTGGCTCGGTTACCCTCccggtcacatttggtacagaacaaaacTTCCGAACGGAGTATATCAAGTTTGAAGTAGCCGACTTTGAATCTTCCTATCATGCCATACTGGGACTGGCCAAGTTTATGGCAGTGCCACACTACGTCTACCTACTCGTCAAGATGCCGGGCAATACAGGAGTCCTTTCCCTGCGCGgggacctcctcaagtccttcgagtgcgaTAAGGAGGCAATTGATCATGCTTCTACTATTCGagttcctagctctgtcagcgagATACTCGCCGCCTCTAAGGAGCTCTCACTCAACAAGGactcgatgccttccaagaagtcAAGCCAATCGTCGGTAAAACCAACTGGGGACATGGGCACCAAGacaatccagctacaagagggagatgacTCCAAAACTGCCATCATCAGAGGTGGCTTgagcgacaaatag
- the LOC120688961 gene encoding uncharacterized protein LOC120688961: protein MDAYVEEIRKLENKFSELEIHHVDRDNIVGADVLSKLGSTRAAVPLRVFVHELHHPLVKIQSQQATDAKAPTTVREVLMIEEDWRLQFIDFIREFKLPPHVEAKSAEAARIIRRSKGFVLIGDNLYKHSASGILMKCVTLEEGKDILREIHEGVCGNHAT from the coding sequence ATGGATGCGtacgttgaagaaatcagaaaactCGAGAACAAGTTTTCAgaattggaaatccaccacgtagatCGTGACAACAttgtgggagccgatgtcctgtCCAAGCTTGGgtctactcgagcagctgtcCCTCTcagagtttttgtccatgaattACATCATCCATTAGTCAAGATTCAAAGTCAACAAGCTACTGATGCGAAGGCCCCGACCACAGTCAGGGAAGTATTGATGATCGAAGAAGACTGGCGGCTTCAATTCATCGACTTCATCAGggaattcaagcttccaccacatgttgaaGCCAAAAGCGCTGAAGCAGCACGCATCATCAGGCGAAGCAAAGGTTTCGTCCTCATCGGCGACAACTTGTACAAACACTCCGCCtccggcatcctcatgaagtgtgttactcTTGAGGAAGGCAAGGATATCCTCAGGGAAATACATGAAGGAGTTTGTGGCAATCATGCCACATAA